A single region of the Thermotoga profunda AZM34c06 genome encodes:
- the glnA gene encoding type I glutamate--ammonia ligase yields the protein MNQEQIFEMVRSEQIQFIRLQFSDINGNLKNVEIPSAELERAFSRGIMFDGSSVEGFVRIEESDMYLKPDLSTFAILPWSTNGAKSARIICDVYKPDGTPFEGDPRYRLKLVVEKAKKMGFEAFAGPEIEFFVLPKDEKGFPKAELLDFGSYFDLLPLDEVESLRSEVAVALKTMGIDVEASHHEVAPSQHEVDFRYADVLRAADNTQTVKLVLKTIAVKHKLHVTFMPKPFFGINGSGMHTHLSLFKNGENAFYDVNSPDNLSKTLNYFVGGILLHAREITAVTNPTVNSYKRLVPGYEAPVNIAWSKANRSALIRVPAARGKSTRIEYRAPDPSCNAYLAFAMIVGAGLDGIEKKIEPPLPIEENIYAMSEEKRAQFRIDSLPGSLKEALDEARKSDLVKEILGEHIFKKFIELKRREYRDFIISVTDWEIRRYLNV from the coding sequence ATGAATCAAGAGCAGATTTTTGAGATGGTGAGAAGTGAACAAATTCAATTCATCCGCCTTCAGTTTTCTGATATCAATGGAAATCTAAAGAATGTTGAGATTCCATCTGCAGAATTGGAAAGGGCATTCAGCAGAGGCATCATGTTCGATGGTTCATCGGTAGAAGGTTTTGTCAGGATTGAAGAATCCGATATGTATCTAAAACCAGATCTATCAACTTTTGCGATCCTTCCATGGTCAACGAACGGGGCAAAGAGTGCCAGAATAATCTGTGATGTTTACAAACCAGATGGCACACCCTTTGAGGGTGATCCGCGCTATCGACTCAAACTCGTGGTAGAAAAAGCAAAAAAGATGGGATTTGAAGCCTTTGCAGGTCCTGAGATCGAATTTTTTGTCTTACCAAAAGATGAAAAAGGTTTTCCAAAAGCTGAGTTACTGGATTTTGGTAGTTATTTTGACCTATTGCCTCTCGATGAGGTTGAATCTCTGAGAAGTGAAGTCGCCGTGGCTCTGAAAACTATGGGAATAGATGTCGAAGCATCTCACCACGAAGTTGCACCCTCACAACATGAAGTTGATTTTCGCTATGCCGATGTTTTGAGAGCAGCAGATAATACCCAAACTGTAAAACTCGTTCTTAAAACTATCGCTGTAAAGCACAAATTGCATGTGACTTTTATGCCTAAACCATTTTTTGGAATAAATGGATCTGGGATGCACACGCATCTGAGTTTGTTCAAAAATGGAGAGAATGCATTCTATGATGTAAATTCACCCGATAACCTCTCGAAAACTCTGAATTATTTTGTTGGTGGCATTCTCTTGCATGCACGCGAAATAACGGCAGTTACGAACCCCACTGTTAATAGTTACAAAAGACTTGTGCCAGGTTATGAAGCGCCTGTCAATATAGCTTGGTCTAAAGCAAATAGATCTGCCTTGATAAGAGTCCCTGCAGCTCGTGGCAAATCTACGAGAATTGAATATCGTGCGCCAGATCCATCTTGCAATGCTTATCTTGCCTTTGCCATGATAGTGGGTGCTGGTTTAGATGGAATTGAAAAGAAGATCGAACCACCACTACCCATTGAAGAAAATATATATGCTATGTCTGAAGAAAAACGTGCACAATTTAGAATTGATTCATTACCAGGTTCACTCAAAGAAGCACTCGATGAGGCAAGAAAGTCCGATCTTGTAAAGGAAATTCTTGGAGAACATATCTTCAAGAAATTCATAGAACTAAAAAGAAGGGAATACAGAGATTTTATTATATCTGTCACAGATTGGGAAATAAGAAGATACCTTAATGTTTGA
- the polA gene encoding DNA polymerase I produces MARLFLFDGTGLAYRAYYAVDQSLSTSSGLPTNATYGVLRMLVKFLKEYIEIGDCVAFAMDKKTHTYRHELLEEYKAQRPQTPDAMIQQLPYIKKGVEALGIKVLEYEGCEADDVIATLAKKGEDFFKEIYIVTGDKDILQLVNEKIKVWRPLKGISDLELYDSSKVKEKFQVDPSQIIDMLSLMGDAVDNIPGVKGIGMKTAIELIQKYGNLENIYQNIDKNSRIGKLLVEGQADAFKSKKLVTLMKDLDLGIEWEQLKYTGYRENELIEFLKQMEFSSVMKELGLYTQQDIQSTYIAVKDEKIFMDLINKMKKSQYVVIDLETDSLSPLDARIVGFSISLPDKSSYYVPIAHKNGPNIKMSLVLDNLKQILEQPGTKIIGQNLKYDYSVLKMHGINIVKPAFDTMIAAYLLNPDEKRFGLDELAMKFLNYKMISFDELVKNNSPLFSSLNFSDVSIEDATRYSAEDADVTRRLYEILNVKLHEADLLNVLEKIEMPLIPVLVDMELTGVYMNIDYLKDLSTKYANKMNELSKQIFEYAKESFNLNSPKQVAYILFEKLKIQGSKKTSTGDLSTRADVLEELADEHPIVQLILEYRKFQKLKSTYLDVLPRLVHPKTGRIHTSFHQTGTATGRLSSSDPNLQNLPTRQEEGKEIRRAIVPQKSGWKIISADYSQIELRVLAHLSGDQKLIEAFQKEEDIHTFTASKIFQVREDQVTPQMRAVGKMVNFSVIYGVSPYGLSQRTGLAYEQAQRFINEYFSLYPSVREYFAKVVAYAKTYGHVKTMFGRKREVPQLRSKDASIRQEGERIAVNTPIQGTAADIMKLAMIDLHSKMKQMNSKMILQVHDELVFEVPDNEVEQMLQIIRQSMEGVVKLSVPLKVDIVVSENWE; encoded by the coding sequence ATGGCAAGACTATTTCTCTTTGATGGTACAGGGTTGGCTTATAGGGCTTACTATGCAGTAGATCAATCACTCTCCACCAGCTCGGGTCTCCCAACAAATGCCACTTATGGTGTTTTGAGGATGTTGGTAAAGTTTCTGAAAGAGTACATCGAGATTGGTGATTGTGTGGCATTTGCGATGGATAAAAAAACGCATACCTATAGACATGAACTGCTGGAAGAATACAAAGCCCAGCGTCCACAGACTCCAGATGCAATGATACAGCAATTACCTTACATAAAGAAAGGTGTAGAAGCCCTTGGAATAAAAGTACTTGAGTATGAAGGCTGCGAAGCAGATGATGTTATAGCGACTCTTGCCAAGAAAGGAGAGGATTTCTTCAAGGAAATTTACATAGTAACGGGCGACAAGGACATACTACAGTTAGTGAATGAAAAAATCAAGGTGTGGCGTCCATTAAAGGGTATTAGTGATCTTGAATTGTATGATTCATCAAAAGTGAAAGAAAAATTTCAGGTAGATCCATCACAGATAATTGACATGCTTTCATTGATGGGTGATGCCGTTGACAACATACCTGGAGTTAAAGGTATAGGGATGAAAACCGCGATAGAGTTGATACAAAAATATGGTAATCTCGAGAACATATATCAGAATATTGATAAAAATAGTCGAATAGGAAAATTGTTAGTTGAAGGTCAAGCGGACGCGTTCAAGAGTAAAAAATTGGTCACTTTAATGAAAGATCTCGATCTTGGAATCGAATGGGAACAACTAAAATACACAGGATACAGAGAAAATGAGTTGATTGAATTTCTAAAACAAATGGAATTTTCAAGTGTGATGAAAGAACTCGGGCTTTATACTCAACAGGATATACAGAGTACATATATCGCTGTAAAAGACGAAAAGATTTTCATGGATCTGATTAACAAGATGAAAAAAAGTCAGTATGTTGTGATAGATCTTGAAACAGATTCTCTATCACCCTTGGATGCAAGAATAGTCGGTTTTTCTATCTCTTTGCCAGATAAAAGTAGTTATTACGTACCGATAGCTCACAAGAACGGTCCGAACATCAAAATGAGTTTAGTACTGGATAATTTAAAACAAATATTAGAACAACCCGGAACAAAGATCATCGGGCAGAATCTCAAGTACGATTATAGTGTATTGAAAATGCATGGAATCAATATAGTTAAGCCTGCTTTTGATACAATGATAGCGGCCTATTTACTCAATCCAGACGAAAAGAGATTTGGCTTAGATGAACTCGCTATGAAATTTCTCAATTACAAGATGATCAGTTTTGATGAACTCGTCAAGAACAATTCGCCTCTATTCAGTTCTTTGAACTTTTCAGATGTATCTATTGAGGATGCAACAAGGTATTCTGCAGAAGATGCAGATGTAACTCGCAGATTGTACGAGATACTCAACGTCAAATTGCACGAGGCTGATTTACTCAATGTGCTTGAAAAGATTGAGATGCCTTTGATACCAGTTTTGGTAGATATGGAACTAACAGGTGTATATATGAACATAGATTACTTGAAAGATCTCTCGACAAAATATGCAAATAAAATGAATGAGCTTTCCAAGCAAATTTTTGAGTATGCAAAAGAATCTTTCAATTTAAATTCGCCCAAACAGGTGGCTTATATATTGTTTGAGAAACTCAAAATCCAAGGTTCCAAAAAGACTTCCACGGGTGATCTTTCAACAAGAGCCGATGTGCTTGAAGAATTGGCCGATGAACATCCCATTGTTCAATTAATTCTTGAATATAGAAAATTTCAAAAGCTGAAATCTACTTATTTGGACGTGTTACCAAGACTCGTTCATCCAAAAACCGGGAGAATCCATACCTCGTTTCACCAAACTGGTACCGCTACAGGAAGGCTGAGTAGTAGTGATCCAAATCTTCAAAACTTACCAACCAGACAAGAAGAAGGTAAGGAAATACGAAGGGCTATAGTTCCTCAGAAAAGTGGCTGGAAGATAATAAGTGCAGACTATTCGCAGATTGAACTGAGAGTTTTGGCACATCTGAGTGGCGATCAGAAATTAATAGAGGCGTTTCAAAAGGAAGAAGATATACACACTTTCACAGCGTCTAAAATCTTTCAGGTTCGAGAAGATCAAGTCACACCACAAATGAGGGCCGTTGGAAAGATGGTCAATTTTTCTGTGATTTACGGAGTATCACCGTATGGATTATCTCAGAGAACTGGTCTTGCGTACGAACAAGCTCAACGTTTTATAAATGAATATTTCTCGTTATATCCATCGGTCAGAGAATATTTTGCAAAGGTCGTCGCATATGCTAAAACGTATGGTCATGTGAAAACGATGTTTGGAAGGAAGAGAGAAGTACCACAATTGAGATCAAAAGATGCATCGATCAGGCAAGAAGGTGAAAGGATAGCTGTGAACACACCAATACAGGGTACCGCGGCGGATATTATGAAACTTGCTATGATAGACTTACATAGTAAAATGAAACAGATGAATTCAAAGATGATACTCCAAGTTCACGATGAACTTGTTTTCGAAGTGCCTGATAATGAAGTCGAACAGATGTTGCAAATCATCAGGCAATCGATGGAAGGTGTGGTAAAATTATCAGTACCATTGAAGGTGGATATAGTGGTATCTGAAAACTGGGAATGA
- a CDS encoding CBS domain-containing protein: protein MFARNWINTDFPQAKVSATVQEVLSTMRKYRVDYCIVTDEENKFEGLVYKNSLANLQLDSTIGDYVIFPDFYVFEDSYIEEAALTFRESQEACLAVVDSNLVVKGVITLTEILEAFVAITAMDEPGSRILLKLEDKPGQLKRVFDVLAQNKMNVLAVNTVKEDNYRRVSIKVDVLDPEEVAKVLEIYDIKYDKIAKEEGF from the coding sequence ATGTTCGCAAGAAATTGGATAAACACAGATTTTCCCCAAGCAAAAGTCAGTGCAACTGTTCAAGAAGTTCTATCTACCATGAGAAAGTACAGAGTCGATTATTGTATTGTGACAGACGAGGAAAACAAATTTGAAGGTTTGGTCTACAAAAACAGCTTAGCGAATTTGCAACTTGATAGTACCATAGGTGACTATGTAATCTTTCCTGATTTTTATGTGTTTGAAGATAGCTACATTGAAGAAGCGGCATTGACTTTTAGGGAATCACAAGAAGCGTGTTTAGCGGTTGTCGACAGCAATCTCGTTGTTAAAGGGGTAATTACTCTTACAGAAATACTTGAAGCATTTGTTGCCATTACAGCGATGGATGAACCTGGCTCGAGAATTCTTCTAAAGTTGGAAGACAAACCCGGTCAATTGAAGAGAGTTTTCGATGTTCTTGCACAAAACAAAATGAATGTTCTTGCTGTGAACACAGTTAAAGAAGATAATTACAGGAGAGTCTCTATAAAGGTTGACGTGTTAGATCCAGAAGAAGTTGCGAAGGTTTTGGAGATTTACGATATCAAATACGACAAAATAGCAAAGGAGGAAGGATTCTGA
- a CDS encoding glycoside hydrolase family 130 protein, with translation MTVLQEPIVNIPWEERPKGCTNILWRSTKNPILGRNPVEKGSRVFNSAVTTFETGFVGVFRIDHKNGRPQLHVGFSEDGFKWKVEEEEINWITESGEPFPTFYAYDPRLVKIEDTYYITFCTDDHGPTIGVGMTRDFKTFIRLPNAFVPFNRNGVLFPRKIKGKYIMLNRPSDMGHTPFGDIFLSESFDMIHWGNHKWVMGRSSQNWWENLKIGTGPVPIETNEGWFLIYHGVTLTCNGYVYSFGGALLDLEEPSKVLYRCKNYLMTPEAEYEICGFVPNVVFPCALLCDSSTNRISIYYGAADTYVAIAFGYLDEIIDYVKKNH, from the coding sequence CTGACAGTCCTTCAGGAACCCATTGTAAATATTCCCTGGGAAGAAAGACCCAAAGGATGTACCAATATTCTGTGGAGGAGCACAAAAAACCCAATCCTGGGTAGAAATCCTGTTGAAAAGGGCAGCCGAGTCTTCAACTCTGCTGTTACAACTTTTGAAACAGGATTTGTGGGAGTCTTCAGAATCGATCACAAAAATGGAAGGCCTCAATTGCACGTTGGATTCAGTGAAGATGGTTTCAAATGGAAAGTTGAAGAAGAGGAGATAAATTGGATTACTGAATCTGGCGAACCGTTTCCAACCTTTTATGCATACGATCCAAGGCTTGTTAAGATCGAAGACACTTATTACATAACGTTTTGTACCGATGACCATGGTCCAACAATAGGTGTTGGGATGACAAGAGATTTTAAAACATTTATTCGATTGCCAAATGCCTTTGTGCCGTTTAACAGAAATGGTGTCTTGTTCCCAAGAAAGATTAAGGGTAAATATATCATGCTCAATAGACCAAGTGATATGGGTCATACACCTTTTGGCGACATCTTTTTAAGTGAAAGTTTTGACATGATTCATTGGGGGAATCACAAATGGGTAATGGGAAGAAGCTCACAAAATTGGTGGGAAAATCTCAAGATTGGGACAGGTCCCGTTCCGATAGAAACCAATGAAGGATGGTTTTTGATATATCACGGCGTAACTCTTACTTGCAATGGTTATGTGTACAGTTTTGGTGGAGCTCTGTTGGATTTAGAGGAGCCCTCAAAGGTATTATACAGATGCAAAAATTATTTAATGACACCGGAAGCAGAGTATGAAATCTGCGGTTTCGTACCGAATGTCGTCTTCCCTTGTGCACTACTTTGTGATTCATCCACAAATAGAATATCAATCTACTATGGTGCGGCCGATACATATGTGGCGATCGCTTTTGGATATTTAGATGAAATTATCGATTATGTGAAGAAAAACCACTGA
- a CDS encoding carboxymuconolactone decarboxylase family protein, with the protein MNLIEEFVDYRARLNKLINEKGNIHTKRFMNLDSQVYEEGALSTKTKEMLGLVASMVLRCNDCITYHMIRLFQLGTTDDEFFEIFNVALIVGGSIVIPHLRKAVEVLEELREYEKNGKTISL; encoded by the coding sequence ATCAACTTGATTGAAGAATTTGTAGATTACAGAGCAAGGTTGAACAAATTGATTAACGAGAAGGGCAATATCCACACAAAGAGATTTATGAATCTTGATTCGCAAGTTTATGAAGAAGGCGCTTTGAGTACGAAGACCAAAGAGATGCTTGGTCTTGTTGCGTCGATGGTCCTCAGGTGTAATGACTGTATCACGTACCATATGATAAGGTTGTTCCAATTAGGTACTACAGACGATGAATTCTTCGAAATCTTCAATGTTGCTCTCATTGTAGGAGGTTCAATAGTCATACCACATCTGAGAAAGGCAGTTGAGGTTCTCGAGGAATTGAGGGAGTACGAGAAAAATGGCAAGACTATTTCTCTTTGA
- a CDS encoding glycoside hydrolase 5 family protein — MVECFFCFANFVTTANGEFLLNGMRFRFLGTNCYYLHYSSDEVIDDLLISASQMNLEVLRIWGFLDGESYCRSKKTYMHPSIGVFGIPETVSGVKNGFERLDYIIQKAKTVDIKLIIVLVNNWDDFGGMNQYVNWFNEKHHDDFYTNEKIKQEYKKYIEYLLNRINVYTNIAYKDEPTIMAWELANEPRCETDKSGRTLLNWVREMSEFIKSIDQNHLVGVGDEGFFNSHSNFYPYKNFASWTYSGFSGVDWERLLSIESIDFATFHLYPTHWQVPNNEIEPWGLKWIEDHIKMAKSFSKPVILEEFGVPKTVENRSQIYELWLKKFYELGGDGAMFWMLAAKGEGRDKDLNGYFPDYDGFRVLNDDSLEAKIFRKIAQVIGRNAN; from the coding sequence TTGGTAGAATGTTTTTTCTGCTTTGCAAATTTTGTGACAACTGCCAATGGAGAGTTTCTTTTAAATGGGATGAGATTTAGATTTCTCGGTACGAATTGTTATTATCTGCACTATTCGAGCGACGAAGTTATAGACGATTTACTCATTAGTGCATCGCAAATGAATCTTGAAGTTTTGAGAATATGGGGATTTCTCGATGGTGAATCCTATTGCAGATCCAAAAAAACCTATATGCATCCTTCTATTGGTGTTTTTGGCATACCTGAAACTGTCTCTGGAGTAAAAAATGGCTTTGAAAGACTTGATTATATTATCCAGAAAGCAAAAACCGTAGATATAAAGTTGATCATAGTCTTAGTGAATAATTGGGATGATTTTGGAGGTATGAACCAGTATGTGAACTGGTTCAATGAAAAACATCATGATGATTTTTACACAAACGAGAAGATCAAACAGGAATACAAAAAGTACATCGAATACCTTCTCAACAGAATAAATGTTTATACAAACATCGCTTATAAGGATGAACCAACGATTATGGCTTGGGAACTTGCCAACGAACCAAGATGTGAAACAGACAAAAGTGGTAGAACTCTGCTGAATTGGGTTAGGGAGATGAGCGAGTTCATAAAATCTATAGATCAAAATCACCTTGTTGGTGTTGGTGATGAAGGATTTTTTAACAGCCATTCAAATTTTTATCCGTATAAAAATTTTGCATCGTGGACTTATTCGGGTTTTTCAGGTGTCGATTGGGAGAGATTGTTGAGTATAGAATCAATAGATTTTGCGACTTTTCATCTTTATCCAACACACTGGCAAGTTCCAAACAATGAGATTGAACCGTGGGGTTTGAAATGGATAGAAGATCACATTAAAATGGCGAAGAGTTTTTCAAAACCTGTGATACTTGAAGAATTCGGTGTTCCCAAAACCGTGGAGAATAGATCCCAAATCTATGAACTCTGGCTCAAGAAGTTTTATGAGCTTGGTGGTGATGGAGCAATGTTTTGGATGTTGGCTGCAAAAGGTGAAGGTAGAGACAAAGATCTGAATGGTTATTTTCCAGATTACGATGGTTTTAGAGTACTGAATGACGATAGTTTAGAGGCAAAGATCTTCAGAAAAATTGCACAGGTAATCGGGAGGAATGCCAATTGA
- a CDS encoding GH12 family glycosyl hydrolase domain-containing protein: protein MKKIPFLTIMVMLVCATVIAMKITYPEHGKFANGYIDLNQDGLIDFVIETNLWNIERCDGFLKMESGDENLLDVEINLKNIVQINPHRWVHAYPEIWYGAKPWNKLGPTNNGLIDLPRKLSQLQNFSTTVDYVITKKDEKQPYNFAFETWLTKTISRRGVSAGEIEIMIWFAHANLHAAGTKVAEFDVPLILNGIKRNVIFSLFRADMDWEYFAFVAKESLEKASLTFDWSFFIRKAREFSKIEDWQELYFTVVELGTEFGSPGYSAIQLSWSLKKLSFESLTTPMLGD, encoded by the coding sequence ATGAAAAAGATACCCTTTTTAACAATCATGGTCATGTTGGTTTGTGCGACGGTGATCGCGATGAAAATAACTTATCCAGAACACGGTAAGTTTGCCAATGGTTACATCGATTTGAATCAAGATGGTCTGATCGATTTCGTTATAGAGACGAATCTTTGGAACATTGAGCGCTGTGATGGTTTTCTAAAGATGGAATCTGGTGATGAAAATCTGCTTGACGTGGAAATCAATTTGAAAAATATTGTCCAGATAAATCCACACAGATGGGTGCATGCATATCCAGAGATTTGGTATGGTGCAAAACCATGGAATAAATTGGGACCTACCAATAACGGTTTGATCGATCTCCCAAGAAAGCTATCGCAGTTACAAAATTTTTCAACAACAGTTGATTACGTGATCACAAAAAAAGATGAAAAACAACCCTATAATTTTGCCTTTGAAACATGGCTCACGAAGACTATAAGCAGAAGGGGAGTCTCTGCTGGCGAAATTGAGATCATGATATGGTTTGCACATGCCAATCTGCACGCTGCTGGAACCAAGGTAGCAGAATTTGATGTTCCATTGATTCTGAATGGAATAAAGAGAAATGTGATTTTTTCACTCTTTAGAGCAGACATGGATTGGGAATACTTTGCCTTTGTTGCGAAAGAATCTCTTGAAAAGGCCAGTCTTACTTTTGACTGGTCGTTTTTTATAAGAAAGGCAAGGGAGTTTTCCAAAATCGAAGACTGGCAGGAATTGTATTTCACAGTTGTCGAACTTGGAACGGAGTTTGGCTCTCCAGGTTATTCTGCCATACAACTGTCTTGGTCTTTGAAAAAGTTGTCATTTGAATCTTTAACTACACCGATGCTTGGTGATTGA
- a CDS encoding undecaprenyl-diphosphate phosphatase has translation MRQNSKGGRILNIVLAIIQGLTEFLPISSSGHLVLFSKILNIQTNIAFAALLHLGTLVAVFLFAFKSLIRAFKNWKIFLNLIVSTIPAVIVGFTLNEKIEKTFDDTRFLPIFFCITSVLLLVASMKNGEKNLEEMSFSDALTIGVFQAIAVFPGISRSGSTIAACLLLGFKKEDSLSYSFLLALPVIAGAGVLEVSQVDSRWLYLGIISFLVGFAALFLLKKVVVANKLRIFSIYCLVIGLVSFFVR, from the coding sequence ATACGACAAAATAGCAAAGGAGGAAGGATTCTGAACATAGTTCTTGCAATCATACAAGGCTTGACGGAGTTTCTGCCGATCTCGAGTTCGGGACATCTTGTTCTATTTTCAAAAATATTGAACATTCAGACGAATATCGCTTTCGCAGCATTGCTTCATCTTGGAACATTAGTTGCAGTCTTTCTGTTTGCGTTCAAGTCATTGATAAGGGCATTCAAAAATTGGAAGATATTTTTGAACTTGATTGTCTCCACAATTCCAGCAGTTATTGTTGGATTTACCCTTAATGAAAAGATCGAGAAAACTTTTGATGATACGAGATTTCTACCGATCTTTTTTTGTATAACAAGTGTGCTATTGCTTGTTGCTTCTATGAAAAATGGCGAAAAAAACCTCGAAGAAATGTCATTTTCTGATGCGTTAACTATTGGCGTTTTCCAAGCGATAGCAGTCTTCCCTGGTATATCAAGGAGTGGCTCGACAATAGCTGCTTGTTTATTGTTGGGATTTAAGAAAGAGGATTCTCTTTCCTATTCATTTCTCCTTGCACTACCAGTGATAGCCGGAGCTGGTGTTTTAGAGGTTTCACAGGTAGATTCAAGATGGTTGTATCTTGGTATCATCTCCTTCTTAGTTGGATTTGCGGCGCTGTTTTTACTCAAAAAAGTTGTTGTGGCCAATAAATTGAGAATTTTTTCTATTTACTGTCTTGTGATAGGTCTTGTTTCGTTTTTTGTGAGGTGA
- a CDS encoding MBL fold metallo-hydrolase, translated as MSSLNIEVLVIGGTLRVMPYVMAPYSTVSLLYDDEKKIIIDAGSFVTWEALEKALKIKNILPEQITDMIFTHVHMDHIFSSIFFKSASVYVHEKYKTRDYSSFGPIAGQLYSLVVSNWKSIHTLKGGERLFDCVEVFYTPYHSSDHISLLIETENMGRIFMPGDICYSKVEYYEAVKGYKNDEAAIFVRETSKKCDWVVFTHDEPLKISR; from the coding sequence GTGAGTTCGTTGAATATTGAAGTTTTGGTCATTGGTGGGACTCTACGAGTGATGCCATATGTGATGGCACCGTATTCAACAGTATCTCTGTTGTACGATGATGAAAAGAAGATAATCATAGATGCTGGAAGTTTCGTGACCTGGGAGGCGCTTGAAAAGGCTTTGAAAATAAAGAATATCTTACCTGAACAGATAACCGATATGATCTTCACACACGTGCACATGGATCACATCTTTTCATCGATCTTTTTCAAAAGCGCCTCAGTTTATGTTCATGAGAAATATAAAACAAGAGATTATTCGTCATTTGGACCAATAGCTGGGCAGTTGTATAGCTTGGTTGTCTCAAATTGGAAGAGTATACATACATTGAAAGGTGGAGAAAGGCTTTTTGATTGTGTTGAAGTTTTTTATACACCTTATCATTCGTCTGATCACATATCCTTGCTCATTGAGACAGAGAATATGGGTAGAATATTCATGCCAGGTGATATTTGTTATTCAAAAGTTGAATACTATGAAGCAGTCAAGGGTTATAAAAATGATGAAGCAGCGATTTTTGTGAGAGAGACTTCCAAAAAGTGTGATTGGGTTGTTTTCACTCATGATGAACCTTTAAAAATTTCGAGGTGA